The proteins below are encoded in one region of Belonocnema kinseyi isolate 2016_QV_RU_SX_M_011 chromosome 5, B_treatae_v1, whole genome shotgun sequence:
- the LOC117172689 gene encoding alkylated DNA repair protein alkB homolog 8 isoform X4: MFESNMQCKNSKIEKKCSRKQKRAQHRLARDFNISCSETPTRYVLICNAGLVTGLSEETLKQTLDPVVSKYYLVMPPGKSYSFVEFFNETDAKRVYDEIHGHVKLPREKTPLYLSFTTSDDLSSELKHRKVKHFGYKFRYDTNTVDVDDPVAPIPENYRFLQNLFKEQGCGRYEYDQITINRYLPGQGIPPHIDTHSIFEDTILSLSLGSACVMDFKRGEEKLSLLLPSRSILVMSGECRYSWSHGICPRRSDTTRTENGTTVLKRGIRTSFTFRKIRRGDCECHYPEFCDSMKNKVTISESNASGLENLYVHEVYEQISDHFDQTRHKPWPNVKKFLDTIRFGGILLDVGCGNGKYLLGRPEMFKIGCDRSSGLVKISRKRGIETLMSDCLSLPYKDNCFDAAISIAVIHHLSTQERRRRAISEILRILTPGGRCLIYVWAKEQTKDSVESTYLKSNCKTQGIREKGEKELFGVTLTIHENRTEFTHSDNLVPWKRKGGGTFLRFYHVFKNGELEELCSDLPADIEKSYYDQGNWCVILQKINR; this comes from the exons atttcaatatttcatgttCAGAAACTCCAACACGG TATGTACTAATCTGTAATGCTGGGTTAGTAACCGGACTTTCTGAGGAAACTTTGAAGCAAACTTTGGATCCTGTAGTGTCTAAATATTATTTAGTAATGCCTCCGGGAAAATCATAttctttcgttgaattttttaatgaaactgatgCGAAAAGAGTTTACGACGAAATTCACGGACACGTCAAACTTCCTAGAGAAAAAACTCCGCTCTATCTGTCTTTTACAACATCGG ATGATTTATCATCAGAATTGAAACACAGAAAAGTAAAGCACTTCGGTTACAAATTTCGATACGATACGAATACTGTAGATGTGGATGACCCAGTAGCTCCTATAccagaaaattatcgatttctgCAAAATTTGTTTAAGGAGCAAGGCTGTGGAAGATATGAGTATGATCAGATTACCATAAATCGATATTTACCGGGCCAAG GTATTCCTCCACATATCGACACGCACAGCATTTTTGAGGATACTATACTTTCTTTATCTTTGGGTTCAGCTTGTGTGATGGATTTTAAAAGAGGCGAAGAAAAACTATCCCTTCTTTTACCATCTAGATCTATACTAGTAATGAGCGGAGAGTGTCGATATTCTTGGTCTCATGGAATATGCCCGAGACGCAGTGATACCACAAGAACCGAAAATGGAACAACTGTTCTGAAACGAGGAATTAGAACTTCATTcacttttcgaaaaattcgaaGAGGAGATTGCGAGTGTCATTATCCCGAATTTTGTGattctatgaaaaataaagtGACTATCAGTGAATCTAATGCTAGTGGACTTGAGAATCTATACGTACACGAG GTTTACGAACAAATATCAGACCATTTCGATCAGACTCGTCACAAACCATGgcctaatgtaaaaaaatttcttgatactATACGATTTGGAGGTATTCTTTTGGATGTCGGATGTGGAAATGGAAAATACTTGCTCGGAAGACCAGAAATGTTCAAA ATTGGCTGCGATCGAAGTTCCGGTCTAGTCAAAATTTCTCGTAAAAGAGGAATTGAAACTCTGATGTCGGATTGTTTGTCATTACCATATAAAGACAACTGCTTTGATGCTGCAATAAGTATCGCAGTAATTCACCATCTATCGACCCAAGAGCGAAGAAGACGAGCCATTTCTGAAATCCTTCGTATATTGACACCAGGAGGAAGGTGCTTGATATACGTCTGGGCTAAGGAACAAACTAAAGACTCGGTGGAGTCGACTTATTTAAAATCGAATTGCAAGACACAAGGAATACGTGAAAAAGGAGAGAAGGAACTTTTCGGAGTGACTCTTACTATTCACGAAAATCGAACTGAGTTTACGCACAGTGATAATCTAGTCCCTTGGAAGCGAAAAGGTGGAGGTACTTTCCTGCGGTTTTATCATGTTTTCAAGAATGGAGAACTCGAAGAACTCTGCTCTGATCTTCCAGCGGACATCGAGAAATCATATTATGATCAGGGAAACTGGTGcgttattctacaaaaaataaatagataa
- the LOC117172689 gene encoding alkylated DNA repair protein alkB homolog 8 isoform X5, translated as MPPGKSYSFVEFFNETDAKRVYDEIHGHVKLPREKTPLYLSFTTSAPEIENVFSENTVTGLRLIENFLTDDQEKLLLENIDWEEDDDLSSELKHRKVKHFGYKFRYDTNTVDVDDPVAPIPENYRFLQNLFKEQGCGRYEYDQITINRYLPGQGIPPHIDTHSIFEDTILSLSLGSACVMDFKRGEEKLSLLLPSRSILVMSGECRYSWSHGICPRRSDTTRTENGTTVLKRGIRTSFTFRKIRRGDCECHYPEFCDSMKNKVTISESNASGLENLYVHEVYEQISDHFDQTRHKPWPNVKKFLDTIRFGGILLDVGCGNGKYLLGRPEMFKIGCDRSSGLVKISRKRGIETLMSDCLSLPYKDNCFDAAISIAVIHHLSTQERRRRAISEILRILTPGGRCLIYVWAKEQTKDSVESTYLKSNCKTQGIREKGEKELFGVTLTIHENRTEFTHSDNLVPWKRKGGGTFLRFYHVFKNGELEELCSDLPADIEKSYYDQGNWCVILQKINR; from the exons ATGCCTCCGGGAAAATCATAttctttcgttgaattttttaatgaaactgatgCGAAAAGAGTTTACGACGAAATTCACGGACACGTCAAACTTCCTAGAGAAAAAACTCCGCTCTATCTGTCTTTTACAACATCGG CTCCTgaaatagaaaatgttttttctgaaaatacagtTACTGGACTCAGATTGATAGAAAATTTTCTGACCGATGATCAAGAAAagcttttgttagaaaatattgatTGGGAAGAAGATg ATGATTTATCATCAGAATTGAAACACAGAAAAGTAAAGCACTTCGGTTACAAATTTCGATACGATACGAATACTGTAGATGTGGATGACCCAGTAGCTCCTATAccagaaaattatcgatttctgCAAAATTTGTTTAAGGAGCAAGGCTGTGGAAGATATGAGTATGATCAGATTACCATAAATCGATATTTACCGGGCCAAG GTATTCCTCCACATATCGACACGCACAGCATTTTTGAGGATACTATACTTTCTTTATCTTTGGGTTCAGCTTGTGTGATGGATTTTAAAAGAGGCGAAGAAAAACTATCCCTTCTTTTACCATCTAGATCTATACTAGTAATGAGCGGAGAGTGTCGATATTCTTGGTCTCATGGAATATGCCCGAGACGCAGTGATACCACAAGAACCGAAAATGGAACAACTGTTCTGAAACGAGGAATTAGAACTTCATTcacttttcgaaaaattcgaaGAGGAGATTGCGAGTGTCATTATCCCGAATTTTGTGattctatgaaaaataaagtGACTATCAGTGAATCTAATGCTAGTGGACTTGAGAATCTATACGTACACGAG GTTTACGAACAAATATCAGACCATTTCGATCAGACTCGTCACAAACCATGgcctaatgtaaaaaaatttcttgatactATACGATTTGGAGGTATTCTTTTGGATGTCGGATGTGGAAATGGAAAATACTTGCTCGGAAGACCAGAAATGTTCAAA ATTGGCTGCGATCGAAGTTCCGGTCTAGTCAAAATTTCTCGTAAAAGAGGAATTGAAACTCTGATGTCGGATTGTTTGTCATTACCATATAAAGACAACTGCTTTGATGCTGCAATAAGTATCGCAGTAATTCACCATCTATCGACCCAAGAGCGAAGAAGACGAGCCATTTCTGAAATCCTTCGTATATTGACACCAGGAGGAAGGTGCTTGATATACGTCTGGGCTAAGGAACAAACTAAAGACTCGGTGGAGTCGACTTATTTAAAATCGAATTGCAAGACACAAGGAATACGTGAAAAAGGAGAGAAGGAACTTTTCGGAGTGACTCTTACTATTCACGAAAATCGAACTGAGTTTACGCACAGTGATAATCTAGTCCCTTGGAAGCGAAAAGGTGGAGGTACTTTCCTGCGGTTTTATCATGTTTTCAAGAATGGAGAACTCGAAGAACTCTGCTCTGATCTTCCAGCGGACATCGAGAAATCATATTATGATCAGGGAAACTGGTGcgttattctacaaaaaataaatagataa
- the LOC117172689 gene encoding alkylated DNA repair protein alkB homolog 8 isoform X3, translating to MHEFQFQECSAKFSAGTQYVLICNAGLVTGLSEETLKQTLDPVVSKYYLVMPPGKSYSFVEFFNETDAKRVYDEIHGHVKLPREKTPLYLSFTTSAPEIENVFSENTVTGLRLIENFLTDDQEKLLLENIDWEEDDDLSSELKHRKVKHFGYKFRYDTNTVDVDDPVAPIPENYRFLQNLFKEQGCGRYEYDQITINRYLPGQGIPPHIDTHSIFEDTILSLSLGSACVMDFKRGEEKLSLLLPSRSILVMSGECRYSWSHGICPRRSDTTRTENGTTVLKRGIRTSFTFRKIRRGDCECHYPEFCDSMKNKVTISESNASGLENLYVHEVYEQISDHFDQTRHKPWPNVKKFLDTIRFGGILLDVGCGNGKYLLGRPEMFKIGCDRSSGLVKISRKRGIETLMSDCLSLPYKDNCFDAAISIAVIHHLSTQERRRRAISEILRILTPGGRCLIYVWAKEQTKDSVESTYLKSNCKTQGIREKGEKELFGVTLTIHENRTEFTHSDNLVPWKRKGGGTFLRFYHVFKNGELEELCSDLPADIEKSYYDQGNWCVILQKINR from the exons ATGCATGAGTTTCAGTTTCAAGAATGTTCAgcgaaattctccgcaggcactcag TATGTACTAATCTGTAATGCTGGGTTAGTAACCGGACTTTCTGAGGAAACTTTGAAGCAAACTTTGGATCCTGTAGTGTCTAAATATTATTTAGTAATGCCTCCGGGAAAATCATAttctttcgttgaattttttaatgaaactgatgCGAAAAGAGTTTACGACGAAATTCACGGACACGTCAAACTTCCTAGAGAAAAAACTCCGCTCTATCTGTCTTTTACAACATCGG CTCCTgaaatagaaaatgttttttctgaaaatacagtTACTGGACTCAGATTGATAGAAAATTTTCTGACCGATGATCAAGAAAagcttttgttagaaaatattgatTGGGAAGAAGATg ATGATTTATCATCAGAATTGAAACACAGAAAAGTAAAGCACTTCGGTTACAAATTTCGATACGATACGAATACTGTAGATGTGGATGACCCAGTAGCTCCTATAccagaaaattatcgatttctgCAAAATTTGTTTAAGGAGCAAGGCTGTGGAAGATATGAGTATGATCAGATTACCATAAATCGATATTTACCGGGCCAAG GTATTCCTCCACATATCGACACGCACAGCATTTTTGAGGATACTATACTTTCTTTATCTTTGGGTTCAGCTTGTGTGATGGATTTTAAAAGAGGCGAAGAAAAACTATCCCTTCTTTTACCATCTAGATCTATACTAGTAATGAGCGGAGAGTGTCGATATTCTTGGTCTCATGGAATATGCCCGAGACGCAGTGATACCACAAGAACCGAAAATGGAACAACTGTTCTGAAACGAGGAATTAGAACTTCATTcacttttcgaaaaattcgaaGAGGAGATTGCGAGTGTCATTATCCCGAATTTTGTGattctatgaaaaataaagtGACTATCAGTGAATCTAATGCTAGTGGACTTGAGAATCTATACGTACACGAG GTTTACGAACAAATATCAGACCATTTCGATCAGACTCGTCACAAACCATGgcctaatgtaaaaaaatttcttgatactATACGATTTGGAGGTATTCTTTTGGATGTCGGATGTGGAAATGGAAAATACTTGCTCGGAAGACCAGAAATGTTCAAA ATTGGCTGCGATCGAAGTTCCGGTCTAGTCAAAATTTCTCGTAAAAGAGGAATTGAAACTCTGATGTCGGATTGTTTGTCATTACCATATAAAGACAACTGCTTTGATGCTGCAATAAGTATCGCAGTAATTCACCATCTATCGACCCAAGAGCGAAGAAGACGAGCCATTTCTGAAATCCTTCGTATATTGACACCAGGAGGAAGGTGCTTGATATACGTCTGGGCTAAGGAACAAACTAAAGACTCGGTGGAGTCGACTTATTTAAAATCGAATTGCAAGACACAAGGAATACGTGAAAAAGGAGAGAAGGAACTTTTCGGAGTGACTCTTACTATTCACGAAAATCGAACTGAGTTTACGCACAGTGATAATCTAGTCCCTTGGAAGCGAAAAGGTGGAGGTACTTTCCTGCGGTTTTATCATGTTTTCAAGAATGGAGAACTCGAAGAACTCTGCTCTGATCTTCCAGCGGACATCGAGAAATCATATTATGATCAGGGAAACTGGTGcgttattctacaaaaaataaatagataa
- the LOC117172689 gene encoding alkylated DNA repair protein alkB homolog 8 isoform X1 gives MFESNMQCKNSKIEKKCSRKQKRAQHRLARDFNISCSETPTRYVLICNAGLVTGLSEETLKQTLDPVVSKYYLVMPPGKSYSFVEFFNETDAKRVYDEIHGHVKLPREKTPLYLSFTTSAPEIENVFSENTVTGLRLIENFLTDDQEKLLLENIDWEEDDDLSSELKHRKVKHFGYKFRYDTNTVDVDDPVAPIPENYRFLQNLFKEQGCGRYEYDQITINRYLPGQGIPPHIDTHSIFEDTILSLSLGSACVMDFKRGEEKLSLLLPSRSILVMSGECRYSWSHGICPRRSDTTRTENGTTVLKRGIRTSFTFRKIRRGDCECHYPEFCDSMKNKVTISESNASGLENLYVHEVYEQISDHFDQTRHKPWPNVKKFLDTIRFGGILLDVGCGNGKYLLGRPEMFKIGCDRSSGLVKISRKRGIETLMSDCLSLPYKDNCFDAAISIAVIHHLSTQERRRRAISEILRILTPGGRCLIYVWAKEQTKDSVESTYLKSNCKTQGIREKGEKELFGVTLTIHENRTEFTHSDNLVPWKRKGGGTFLRFYHVFKNGELEELCSDLPADIEKSYYDQGNWCVILQKINR, from the exons atttcaatatttcatgttCAGAAACTCCAACACGG TATGTACTAATCTGTAATGCTGGGTTAGTAACCGGACTTTCTGAGGAAACTTTGAAGCAAACTTTGGATCCTGTAGTGTCTAAATATTATTTAGTAATGCCTCCGGGAAAATCATAttctttcgttgaattttttaatgaaactgatgCGAAAAGAGTTTACGACGAAATTCACGGACACGTCAAACTTCCTAGAGAAAAAACTCCGCTCTATCTGTCTTTTACAACATCGG CTCCTgaaatagaaaatgttttttctgaaaatacagtTACTGGACTCAGATTGATAGAAAATTTTCTGACCGATGATCAAGAAAagcttttgttagaaaatattgatTGGGAAGAAGATg ATGATTTATCATCAGAATTGAAACACAGAAAAGTAAAGCACTTCGGTTACAAATTTCGATACGATACGAATACTGTAGATGTGGATGACCCAGTAGCTCCTATAccagaaaattatcgatttctgCAAAATTTGTTTAAGGAGCAAGGCTGTGGAAGATATGAGTATGATCAGATTACCATAAATCGATATTTACCGGGCCAAG GTATTCCTCCACATATCGACACGCACAGCATTTTTGAGGATACTATACTTTCTTTATCTTTGGGTTCAGCTTGTGTGATGGATTTTAAAAGAGGCGAAGAAAAACTATCCCTTCTTTTACCATCTAGATCTATACTAGTAATGAGCGGAGAGTGTCGATATTCTTGGTCTCATGGAATATGCCCGAGACGCAGTGATACCACAAGAACCGAAAATGGAACAACTGTTCTGAAACGAGGAATTAGAACTTCATTcacttttcgaaaaattcgaaGAGGAGATTGCGAGTGTCATTATCCCGAATTTTGTGattctatgaaaaataaagtGACTATCAGTGAATCTAATGCTAGTGGACTTGAGAATCTATACGTACACGAG GTTTACGAACAAATATCAGACCATTTCGATCAGACTCGTCACAAACCATGgcctaatgtaaaaaaatttcttgatactATACGATTTGGAGGTATTCTTTTGGATGTCGGATGTGGAAATGGAAAATACTTGCTCGGAAGACCAGAAATGTTCAAA ATTGGCTGCGATCGAAGTTCCGGTCTAGTCAAAATTTCTCGTAAAAGAGGAATTGAAACTCTGATGTCGGATTGTTTGTCATTACCATATAAAGACAACTGCTTTGATGCTGCAATAAGTATCGCAGTAATTCACCATCTATCGACCCAAGAGCGAAGAAGACGAGCCATTTCTGAAATCCTTCGTATATTGACACCAGGAGGAAGGTGCTTGATATACGTCTGGGCTAAGGAACAAACTAAAGACTCGGTGGAGTCGACTTATTTAAAATCGAATTGCAAGACACAAGGAATACGTGAAAAAGGAGAGAAGGAACTTTTCGGAGTGACTCTTACTATTCACGAAAATCGAACTGAGTTTACGCACAGTGATAATCTAGTCCCTTGGAAGCGAAAAGGTGGAGGTACTTTCCTGCGGTTTTATCATGTTTTCAAGAATGGAGAACTCGAAGAACTCTGCTCTGATCTTCCAGCGGACATCGAGAAATCATATTATGATCAGGGAAACTGGTGcgttattctacaaaaaataaatagataa
- the LOC117172689 gene encoding alkylated DNA repair protein alkB homolog 8 isoform X2 — MFESNMQCKNSKIEKKCSRKQKRAQHRLARDFNISCSETPTRYVLICNAGLVTGLSEETLKQTLDPVVSKYYLVMPPGKSYSFVEFFNETDAKRVYDEIHGHVKLPREKTPLYLSFTTSVTGLRLIENFLTDDQEKLLLENIDWEEDDDLSSELKHRKVKHFGYKFRYDTNTVDVDDPVAPIPENYRFLQNLFKEQGCGRYEYDQITINRYLPGQGIPPHIDTHSIFEDTILSLSLGSACVMDFKRGEEKLSLLLPSRSILVMSGECRYSWSHGICPRRSDTTRTENGTTVLKRGIRTSFTFRKIRRGDCECHYPEFCDSMKNKVTISESNASGLENLYVHEVYEQISDHFDQTRHKPWPNVKKFLDTIRFGGILLDVGCGNGKYLLGRPEMFKIGCDRSSGLVKISRKRGIETLMSDCLSLPYKDNCFDAAISIAVIHHLSTQERRRRAISEILRILTPGGRCLIYVWAKEQTKDSVESTYLKSNCKTQGIREKGEKELFGVTLTIHENRTEFTHSDNLVPWKRKGGGTFLRFYHVFKNGELEELCSDLPADIEKSYYDQGNWCVILQKINR, encoded by the exons atttcaatatttcatgttCAGAAACTCCAACACGG TATGTACTAATCTGTAATGCTGGGTTAGTAACCGGACTTTCTGAGGAAACTTTGAAGCAAACTTTGGATCCTGTAGTGTCTAAATATTATTTAGTAATGCCTCCGGGAAAATCATAttctttcgttgaattttttaatgaaactgatgCGAAAAGAGTTTACGACGAAATTCACGGACACGTCAAACTTCCTAGAGAAAAAACTCCGCTCTATCTGTCTTTTACAACATCGG tTACTGGACTCAGATTGATAGAAAATTTTCTGACCGATGATCAAGAAAagcttttgttagaaaatattgatTGGGAAGAAGATg ATGATTTATCATCAGAATTGAAACACAGAAAAGTAAAGCACTTCGGTTACAAATTTCGATACGATACGAATACTGTAGATGTGGATGACCCAGTAGCTCCTATAccagaaaattatcgatttctgCAAAATTTGTTTAAGGAGCAAGGCTGTGGAAGATATGAGTATGATCAGATTACCATAAATCGATATTTACCGGGCCAAG GTATTCCTCCACATATCGACACGCACAGCATTTTTGAGGATACTATACTTTCTTTATCTTTGGGTTCAGCTTGTGTGATGGATTTTAAAAGAGGCGAAGAAAAACTATCCCTTCTTTTACCATCTAGATCTATACTAGTAATGAGCGGAGAGTGTCGATATTCTTGGTCTCATGGAATATGCCCGAGACGCAGTGATACCACAAGAACCGAAAATGGAACAACTGTTCTGAAACGAGGAATTAGAACTTCATTcacttttcgaaaaattcgaaGAGGAGATTGCGAGTGTCATTATCCCGAATTTTGTGattctatgaaaaataaagtGACTATCAGTGAATCTAATGCTAGTGGACTTGAGAATCTATACGTACACGAG GTTTACGAACAAATATCAGACCATTTCGATCAGACTCGTCACAAACCATGgcctaatgtaaaaaaatttcttgatactATACGATTTGGAGGTATTCTTTTGGATGTCGGATGTGGAAATGGAAAATACTTGCTCGGAAGACCAGAAATGTTCAAA ATTGGCTGCGATCGAAGTTCCGGTCTAGTCAAAATTTCTCGTAAAAGAGGAATTGAAACTCTGATGTCGGATTGTTTGTCATTACCATATAAAGACAACTGCTTTGATGCTGCAATAAGTATCGCAGTAATTCACCATCTATCGACCCAAGAGCGAAGAAGACGAGCCATTTCTGAAATCCTTCGTATATTGACACCAGGAGGAAGGTGCTTGATATACGTCTGGGCTAAGGAACAAACTAAAGACTCGGTGGAGTCGACTTATTTAAAATCGAATTGCAAGACACAAGGAATACGTGAAAAAGGAGAGAAGGAACTTTTCGGAGTGACTCTTACTATTCACGAAAATCGAACTGAGTTTACGCACAGTGATAATCTAGTCCCTTGGAAGCGAAAAGGTGGAGGTACTTTCCTGCGGTTTTATCATGTTTTCAAGAATGGAGAACTCGAAGAACTCTGCTCTGATCTTCCAGCGGACATCGAGAAATCATATTATGATCAGGGAAACTGGTGcgttattctacaaaaaataaatagataa